From Xylocopilactobacillus apis, a single genomic window includes:
- a CDS encoding aldose 1-epimerase family protein — MITIENKNFRVKISELGAEVQSVQNKSADNYEYIWTDKNKEYWQRHFPILFPAIGRSNDNKYKLKDQVYPMMQHGFARDNTWDVLDKQDSEVTLVLNENESSLKIYPFKFTLSVTYKLNDYGLLVQSNVTNNDEKEMPFALGFHPAFNVVERDDGSFDDYEMTVDPLNGNLRKFGTGPVPFRNGKIEDLKGVKGNLIPLTHELLDDGLVLIDNTEIKKAEMKSSNHPRSVTVDLGNFPYMNLWSPEHQKAPFICIEPFAGLPDIASNDPIDWYQKDGNTILKSNESKELYFQIDFK; from the coding sequence ATGATTACCATTGAAAATAAAAACTTTCGCGTCAAGATTAGTGAACTGGGGGCCGAAGTACAATCAGTCCAAAATAAAAGCGCTGACAACTATGAATATATCTGGACTGATAAGAATAAAGAATATTGGCAGCGTCATTTCCCAATTCTCTTTCCAGCAATCGGCAGATCTAATGACAACAAATATAAATTAAAAGACCAAGTGTATCCAATGATGCAGCATGGGTTTGCCAGAGACAACACTTGGGATGTATTAGATAAACAAGATAGTGAAGTTACTCTTGTCTTAAATGAAAATGAATCATCTTTAAAAATCTATCCTTTTAAATTTACCTTATCTGTTACTTATAAATTAAATGATTATGGCCTATTAGTTCAAAGTAATGTTACTAATAACGATGAAAAAGAAATGCCTTTTGCGCTAGGTTTTCATCCGGCCTTCAATGTTGTTGAACGAGATGATGGAAGTTTCGATGATTACGAAATGACAGTTGATCCTTTAAACGGCAATTTAAGAAAATTTGGTACCGGCCCTGTCCCTTTCCGTAATGGAAAAATTGAAGATCTAAAAGGAGTTAAAGGTAATCTAATCCCTCTTACTCATGAACTTTTAGATGATGGATTAGTACTGATCGATAATACGGAAATTAAGAAAGCTGAAATGAAGTCTTCGAATCATCCGCGAAGTGTAACTGTAGATTTGGGCAACTTTCCATATATGAATTTATGGAGCCCCGAACATCAAAAGGCCCCATTTATCTGTATTGAACCTTTCGCAGGTCTTCCGGACATCGCATCTAATGACCCGATTGATTGGTATCAAAAGGATGGAAATACAATCTTAAAATCAAATGAAAGCAAAGAATTGTACTTTCAAATTGATTTTAAATAA
- a CDS encoding PTS mannitol transporter subunit IICB, protein MENSATKSSQKTLRVKVQNFGSFLSSMVMPNIGAFIAWGLITAIFLYPKGWFPNEKIASLIGPMKVYLLPMLLSYTGGQLVDDTRGAVTAIIATMGLIIGGGVAANGALDNATPMFIGAMVMGPFAGWCIKKFDNLVDGKIKSGFEMLVNNFSIGIIGMILAILGFYAIAPVMNAITNVLKDGIDWLINRNLIPLMNIIIEPAKVLFLNNAINQGIMTPIGIQQASGAAGKSILFLLEPDPGPGLGILLAYALFGKGEAKASAPSAIIIHFLGGIHEIYFPYILMKPILILATIAGGVTGTLTFSLLHVGLQAPPSPGSIISIFMMSTKSPANYIGIVIGVTLATLVSFLISAVILKRDKSVTQDLTSASAAMNQMKNQGTTNDEISEDAVEPGEYKDVDKIIFACDAGMGSSAMGASLLRDKVKKAGLNLSVTNVAISKLKDEPGLLVVTQNELAERAAEKAPHALRIAVDNFLNSPKYEEIIMNLKLRDQVEPDNSKVQKVEPQVNAEVEDLSTIKPDKIKQVIFIRHDQHVGTSTMARSLLKDKLNAADKKTGVVSVAIQDIDDVDSNLAIVTKTALSNVKSRYSNIQILAVDDLINTNVYDDLVEKLQ, encoded by the coding sequence TTGGAAAATTCAGCGACAAAAAGTTCTCAGAAGACGCTTCGTGTGAAAGTACAAAATTTTGGTAGTTTTCTCTCTAGCATGGTAATGCCTAATATTGGGGCATTTATTGCTTGGGGATTGATTACTGCTATTTTTTTGTATCCTAAAGGATGGTTTCCTAATGAGAAAATAGCATCATTAATCGGGCCAATGAAAGTTTATCTTTTGCCGATGCTTTTATCATATACCGGAGGTCAGTTAGTTGATGATACACGGGGAGCGGTTACTGCGATAATCGCTACCATGGGATTAATCATTGGGGGCGGGGTTGCAGCCAATGGTGCTTTAGATAATGCAACTCCAATGTTTATCGGAGCCATGGTAATGGGTCCGTTTGCCGGATGGTGTATTAAAAAATTCGATAATTTAGTTGATGGCAAAATTAAAAGCGGATTTGAAATGTTGGTAAACAACTTTTCAATTGGTATTATCGGGATGATTTTAGCAATATTGGGGTTTTATGCGATTGCCCCGGTAATGAATGCCATTACTAACGTTTTAAAGGATGGAATTGATTGGTTAATTAATCGAAATTTAATTCCGTTAATGAATATTATTATTGAACCTGCGAAAGTTTTATTTTTAAATAATGCGATTAATCAGGGTATTATGACGCCGATTGGAATTCAACAAGCATCAGGTGCAGCTGGAAAGTCAATTTTATTTCTGTTAGAACCTGATCCTGGTCCAGGCTTAGGAATCTTACTTGCCTATGCGTTATTTGGTAAAGGAGAGGCTAAAGCGAGTGCTCCTTCAGCAATCATCATTCACTTCTTAGGGGGAATTCATGAAATTTATTTCCCATATATTTTAATGAAACCCATTTTAATTCTTGCAACAATTGCGGGAGGAGTTACAGGTACTTTAACGTTTAGTCTTTTACATGTCGGCTTGCAGGCACCGCCTTCACCTGGTTCCATTATTTCAATCTTTATGATGTCTACCAAGAGTCCAGCTAATTATATTGGAATTGTTATTGGTGTAACTTTGGCGACACTTGTGTCATTTTTGATTTCGGCTGTCATTCTAAAAAGGGATAAATCAGTTACGCAAGATTTAACATCTGCTTCTGCTGCAATGAATCAGATGAAGAATCAGGGCACTACTAATGATGAAATTTCTGAAGATGCAGTTGAGCCAGGAGAATATAAAGATGTTGATAAAATTATTTTTGCCTGTGATGCTGGAATGGGATCTTCTGCAATGGGGGCTTCTCTTTTAAGAGACAAAGTTAAAAAAGCAGGATTAAATCTATCAGTTACTAATGTTGCAATTAGTAAATTAAAAGATGAGCCAGGATTATTAGTAGTAACACAAAATGAGTTAGCAGAGAGAGCAGCTGAAAAAGCTCCTCATGCTTTAAGAATCGCAGTTGACAACTTTTTAAACAGTCCTAAGTATGAAGAAATAATTATGAATCTCAAACTTAGAGATCAAGTAGAACCAGATAATTCGAAGGTTCAAAAAGTTGAGCCTCAAGTAAATGCTGAGGTTGAAGATTTATCCACTATTAAGCCGGATAAAATTAAACAAGTCATCTTTATTCGTCACGATCAACATGTTGGTACATCTACAATGGCTAGATCTTTATTGAAAGATAAGCTAAATGCTGCTGATAAGAAAACTGGTGTTGTTTCTGTAGCAATTCAGGATATTGATGATGTCGATTCTAATCTTGCTATTGTTACTAAGACAGCTTTATCAAATGTGAAGTCACGCTACTCTAATATTCAGATCTTAGCAGTAGATGATTTAATCAATACTAATGTTTATGATGATTTAGTTGAAAAGTTACAGTAG
- a CDS encoding tagatose 1,6-diphosphate aldolase: protein MSVKLTADQIKHLKNLSDSNNVISALAIDQRGSLQKMLAAAANKPADETTIVDFKKAVSAELTKYASAILLDPEYGLPASKVRSSDSGLLLSYEKTGYDATEPGRFPDLIDDQSALRIKEEGGDAVKFLLYYDVDEPDSINDRKKAFVERVGAEAKENGLPLFFEIVTYDGKNDSASEAEFAKVKPHKVIEATREFSKPRYNISVLKLEVPVNQKFVEGFNGDNEVVYSQDEAKKYYKEQSDATDLPFIFLSAGVTNELFLKELQFAKEAGSEFNGVLCGRATWKPGIEPFAKDGEAAGQKWLETEGKANIDSLNKVLAETATPWTNRVEQAD from the coding sequence ATGTCTGTAAAACTTACAGCAGATCAGATTAAACATCTTAAAAATTTATCAGATAGCAATAATGTTATCTCAGCTTTAGCTATTGACCAGCGTGGATCCTTACAAAAGATGCTCGCAGCAGCAGCTAACAAACCAGCAGATGAAACAACAATTGTTGATTTCAAAAAAGCTGTTTCAGCTGAATTAACTAAATATGCAAGCGCAATTTTGTTAGATCCAGAGTATGGTTTACCAGCAAGTAAAGTTCGTTCTAGTGATTCTGGTTTATTATTATCTTATGAGAAGACTGGTTATGATGCTACTGAACCAGGACGTTTCCCTGACTTAATTGATGATCAAAGTGCCCTTAGAATTAAAGAAGAAGGCGGCGATGCTGTTAAATTCTTACTTTACTATGATGTTGATGAACCAGATTCAATCAATGATCGTAAGAAAGCTTTTGTAGAACGCGTTGGTGCTGAAGCTAAAGAAAATGGTCTACCATTATTCTTTGAAATCGTAACTTATGATGGCAAGAATGATTCAGCATCTGAGGCAGAATTCGCTAAAGTTAAGCCTCACAAAGTTATCGAAGCTACTCGTGAATTCAGCAAACCTCGCTACAACATTTCTGTTTTAAAACTTGAAGTTCCTGTTAACCAGAAATTTGTAGAAGGATTCAATGGTGACAACGAAGTTGTTTACTCACAAGACGAAGCTAAGAAATACTATAAGGAACAATCAGATGCAACAGATTTACCATTTATCTTCCTTTCAGCAGGTGTTACTAACGAATTATTCTTAAAAGAATTACAATTCGCTAAGGAAGCTGGCTCTGAATTTAATGGTGTTCTTTGTGGCCGTGCAACATGGAAACCAGGAATCGAACCATTTGCTAAAGATGGCGAAGCTGCTGGTCAAAAATGGTTAGAAACTGAAGGTAAAGCTAACATTGACAGCTTAAACAAAGTTTTAGCTGAAACAGCTACTCCATGGACTAACCGAGTTGAACAAGCTGACTAA
- a CDS encoding MerR family transcriptional regulator gives MDQLVNTIKSLDLSIGIGEAIRITGASGAQLRYWEKKGLVHPVQHQDGGNKRYNLNNLMRVILIKYYIDSGYTLAKASEVIESRCNDGTTIRTFIMQRLSDIQNEGELVKLFFGKFDNDPNYELVAEVQGKSVKLLRQKIKK, from the coding sequence ATGGATCAATTAGTCAACACTATTAAAAGCCTAGATCTTTCAATTGGCATTGGAGAAGCAATCCGAATTACCGGAGCAAGCGGTGCACAGCTTCGCTACTGGGAAAAAAAAGGACTTGTTCATCCTGTTCAACATCAAGATGGAGGAAACAAGAGATATAACCTTAACAATTTGATGCGGGTAATTTTGATTAAATACTACATTGACAGTGGCTATACTCTTGCCAAAGCCAGCGAGGTGATTGAATCCCGCTGTAATGACGGAACCACGATTAGAACATTTATTATGCAGCGGCTAAGTGATATTCAAAATGAAGGAGAGTTAGTTAAATTATTTTTCGGAAAATTTGACAATGATCCTAATTATGAATTAGTTGCTGAAGTTCAAGGCAAAAGCGTCAAACTTTTACGACAAAAAATAAAAAAATAA
- a CDS encoding PTS sugar transporter subunit IIA produces MSSSLNIDENLILLDQHAATKEQAIRMAGDLLVKNDYVEAPYVDSMLERNKDVSVYMGNFIAIPHGTEDGKQYIKKTGISIVQLPFGVDFSDDSSVEKVVTVVFGIAGLNDEHLELLQKIAIFCSDLNNVVKLADAQSKKEIVEMLKGVE; encoded by the coding sequence ATGAGTTCAAGTTTAAATATTGATGAAAATTTAATTCTTTTGGATCAGCATGCTGCGACCAAAGAACAAGCAATCAGGATGGCCGGAGATCTTTTGGTAAAAAATGATTACGTTGAAGCACCTTATGTGGATTCAATGCTTGAAAGAAATAAAGACGTTTCGGTTTATATGGGAAATTTTATTGCAATTCCTCATGGAACCGAAGATGGAAAGCAGTATATTAAAAAAACAGGAATTTCGATTGTACAGTTACCTTTTGGAGTTGATTTTAGTGATGATAGCAGTGTCGAAAAAGTAGTAACTGTTGTTTTTGGAATTGCCGGGTTGAACGACGAACATTTGGAATTGCTTCAAAAGATTGCGATATTTTGTAGTGATCTTAATAATGTTGTTAAACTAGCAGATGCTCAAAGTAAAAAGGAAATTGTAGAAATGTTAAAGGGAGTAGAATAA
- a CDS encoding betaine/proline/choline family ABC transporter ATP-binding protein (Members of the family are the ATP-binding subunit of ABC transporters for substrates such as betaine, L-proline or other amino acids, choline, carnitine, etc. The substrate specificity is best determined from the substrate-binding subunit, rather than this subunit, as it interacts with the permease subunit and not with substrate directly.), which yields MTTFLEMSHIRKVYGDKVAVNDFNLNVDKGEFICFIGTSGSGKTTTMRMINRMNVPSSGTIKINGQDITKMDPVKLRRQIGYVIQNIGLLPHMTIKENILLVPKMLKWNQTQMDKRAVEMIKMAELPEEFLQRYPGELSGGQQQRIGVVRALAADQELILMDEPFGALDPITREALQDLVKDLQQRLGKTFIFVTHDMDEALKLSNRIVVMSYGDQVQVDTPDNILRHPANKFVADLIGEERLIQARPTVTTVGQISKKAISIKDSASLREALSLMHKTRVDTLLVTDGRGVLQGYLDLETINSQYNKKDRVSDIMNKNAFYVRKDSVISDTVDRILKRGYRNVPVVDDDGVLTGIVTRASLVDMVYDALWSGNENDETSDKTNTSQIGVTSPHHDASAPKEAKEEAVKNG from the coding sequence ATGACGACTTTTTTAGAAATGTCTCATATTCGTAAAGTCTATGGAGATAAAGTGGCGGTTAATGATTTTAATCTTAATGTGGATAAGGGTGAGTTTATTTGTTTTATCGGAACATCCGGCTCTGGTAAGACAACAACGATGAGAATGATTAATCGAATGAATGTTCCAAGTTCAGGTACGATTAAAATTAATGGTCAAGATATCACAAAAATGGATCCAGTAAAATTGCGGCGTCAAATTGGATATGTGATCCAAAATATTGGATTGCTTCCTCATATGACGATTAAAGAAAATATTTTACTTGTTCCCAAGATGCTTAAGTGGAATCAGACTCAAATGGATAAAAGAGCGGTTGAAATGATCAAGATGGCCGAACTGCCAGAAGAATTTTTACAACGTTATCCAGGAGAACTATCTGGCGGACAGCAGCAAAGAATTGGGGTTGTTCGAGCCTTAGCTGCTGATCAAGAACTTATTTTAATGGATGAACCATTTGGCGCTTTGGATCCGATCACCCGTGAAGCATTGCAGGATTTGGTTAAAGATCTTCAGCAACGTTTGGGGAAAACCTTTATTTTTGTTACTCATGATATGGATGAAGCACTAAAACTATCAAATAGAATTGTTGTTATGTCCTATGGTGATCAAGTGCAAGTCGATACACCAGATAATATTCTTCGCCATCCGGCAAATAAATTTGTAGCCGATCTAATTGGCGAGGAACGATTAATTCAAGCGAGACCGACAGTTACGACTGTTGGTCAAATTTCTAAGAAGGCAATTTCAATAAAGGATAGCGCTAGTCTTCGAGAAGCCCTCAGCCTCATGCATAAAACTAGAGTTGATACACTTTTAGTTACAGACGGTAGAGGAGTTCTGCAAGGATACCTTGATTTAGAAACAATTAATAGTCAATATAATAAGAAAGATCGCGTTAGCGATATCATGAATAAGAATGCTTTTTATGTTCGAAAAGACTCTGTTATTTCAGATACTGTTGATCGAATCTTAAAAAGAGGTTACCGAAACGTTCCAGTTGTTGATGATGACGGCGTTTTAACGGGAATTGTTACTCGAGCATCTTTAGTAGATATGGTATATGATGCGCTTTGGAGCGGAAACGAAAATGACGAAACAAGCGATAAAACTAATACCTCCCAAATTGGGGTAACGAGTCCTCACCATGATGCTAGTGCCCCTAAAGAGGCAAAAGAGGAAGCAGTGAAAAATGGTTGA
- a CDS encoding mannitol-1-phosphate 5-dehydrogenase, which translates to MKKAVHFGAGNIGRGFVGEILSENNFSINFVDVNDSLIDALSSRKSYEIELADESHKHVVVENVSGINNAKDPQKVIDTIVEADVITTAIGPKILPIIAPLIAQGLDERLKTNKNPIDVIACENMIGASQSLKDDVYKSLKNQGDADQYVGFPNAAVDRIVPAQNHDDLLMVTVEPFHEWVVDASQMKNSDLKLEGVHYVPDLEPYIERKLFTVNTGHATIAYMGHYLGYQDIKTAISDEKVLAQLHAVLAETGGLLIKKWKFDGSELESYQDEVVGRFMNPDLSDAISRIARTPIRKLGYNERFIRPIRETDKFDLPNEHLIDTVGMLLHYSEPSDEEAVELRKELDNAHDLNATIEKLTGLSSGDLVDKIRKSYEKYSK; encoded by the coding sequence TTGAAAAAAGCTGTTCATTTTGGAGCTGGAAATATTGGAAGAGGTTTTGTTGGCGAAATTCTTTCAGAAAACAATTTTTCAATTAATTTTGTAGATGTAAATGATAGTCTAATAGATGCATTAAGTTCACGTAAATCTTATGAAATTGAATTGGCTGATGAATCTCATAAACATGTTGTGGTTGAAAATGTTTCTGGAATTAATAACGCTAAAGACCCGCAGAAAGTAATTGATACTATTGTTGAAGCAGATGTAATAACAACAGCAATTGGGCCAAAAATCTTACCAATTATTGCACCGTTAATCGCACAGGGGTTAGATGAAAGACTCAAAACAAACAAAAATCCAATCGATGTTATTGCTTGTGAAAATATGATTGGTGCTTCTCAGTCTTTAAAAGATGATGTTTATAAATCCTTAAAAAATCAAGGTGATGCCGACCAATATGTCGGGTTCCCTAACGCAGCTGTTGATCGAATTGTACCTGCTCAAAATCACGATGATCTTTTGATGGTAACTGTTGAACCATTCCATGAATGGGTCGTTGATGCTTCTCAAATGAAAAACTCTGATCTTAAATTAGAGGGAGTTCATTATGTACCAGATTTGGAGCCATATATAGAAAGAAAACTATTCACAGTTAACACTGGGCATGCAACAATTGCTTATATGGGACATTATTTAGGTTATCAAGATATTAAGACAGCGATCTCTGATGAGAAAGTTTTAGCCCAGCTCCATGCGGTTCTTGCTGAAACCGGCGGACTTTTGATTAAGAAATGGAAGTTTGATGGATCAGAACTAGAAAGTTATCAAGATGAAGTTGTTGGGAGATTTATGAATCCTGATCTTTCTGATGCCATTTCTAGAATCGCTCGAACTCCAATTAGAAAATTAGGTTATAACGAAAGATTTATTCGACCAATTAGAGAAACTGATAAATTTGATTTACCGAATGAACACTTGATTGATACAGTTGGGATGCTTTTGCATTATAGTGAACCAAGTGATGAAGAGGCGGTTGAATTACGTAAAGAGTTAGATAATGCTCATGATTTAAATGCCACAATTGAAAAATTGACTGGACTTTCGTCAGGAGATCTTGTTGACAAGATAAGAAAATCTTACGAGAAGTACTCTAAGTAG